A portion of the Actomonas aquatica genome contains these proteins:
- a CDS encoding Lrp/AsnC family transcriptional regulator — translation MNPVLKLLLEGASLSTAHMAQVAGLSEAEVEQHLEQLKKDKILLGWRPVLDLSREAAAEAAVEAVIEVRITPEREGGFNRLAQRISRFDEVKSCLLVSGGYDLLVIVRGRSLQSVAAFVSEKLSSIEGVLSTATHFLLRRYKDQGFLLETEESSSHRLNVAP, via the coding sequence ATGAATCCTGTTCTCAAGCTGTTACTCGAAGGCGCCAGCCTGTCCACGGCCCACATGGCCCAAGTGGCGGGGTTGTCTGAAGCCGAAGTCGAACAGCACCTGGAGCAGCTGAAAAAAGATAAAATCTTACTCGGCTGGCGTCCGGTGCTCGATCTCTCGCGCGAGGCCGCAGCCGAGGCAGCCGTGGAGGCCGTGATCGAGGTGCGCATCACGCCGGAGCGCGAGGGTGGTTTTAACCGCCTGGCTCAGCGCATCAGCCGTTTCGACGAGGTGAAGAGCTGCCTGCTCGTTTCGGGTGGTTATGATCTGCTCGTGATCGTGCGCGGCCGTTCGCTGCAGAGCGTCGCCGCGTTCGTTTCGGAAAAACTCTCCAGCATCGAGGGTGTCCTCTCTACCGCCACGCACTTCCTGCTGCGTCGCTACAAGGATCAGGGCTTCCTGCTTGAGACCGAGGAAAGCTCCAGCCACCGCCTCAACGTCGCGCCCTAA